GATATCTCCCGTACCTTTCCTTCACATGTCTTCTTCCAACAGAGACATGGGCCTGGTCAAAGATCTCTCTACAATGTTTTAAAGGCGTATTCAGTTTTTGATCGGAATGTTGGATATGTTCAGGTTCTGGATCTTCTATATTTTATCATTAGTCATGTTTAAACAACTGTATTGGGTGAACGATATGCAATGTTTTTGAGCTTGTAGGGGATGGGATTTTTAGCTGGTTTGTTGCTTCTCTATATGAGTGAAGAGGATGCGTTCTGGTTGTTGGTCGCATTACTTAAAGGTGCAGTTCATGCTCCTATGGAAGGATTATATCTGGTAACTCTATTCTTCGAGATCTCTCCtttattttgagttcaacTTTATAATAGTTAGCAATCCTGAAATTTTGAGAATCAGGACAAATGAATGGACATCATCTCCCTTCTGGTGCTTTGTTCCTGGGTTAAATATTGGCTGAAATTTGTTCGGTAGGTTCATATTCTGATAGGTCTGCCACATTGCATGTAGTCGAAATGCTAAACTCTTTGAACAAGCAAACAACATAAGCTTCAGGGCCAATTTTTTGTAGGTGAAATGTTTGACCTTTGATTATTATTCATCGTTAATAGTGATAAGAAAggaaagttttttattttttattttttatccttCTTTACCCCATAATGATATTGAATAGAgggaattatttgttttttcactgtattttttaaaataaaggtttAAATGTCCCTCAAAAGTAAGTAGATACGAGACATATAAAATGCTGTTAATCCTACTGTGGAACAGGCTATTATTGCGAAAATCGGTGAATACAACCAACTACCATTAAGAATTTCATCTTTCAACCAAAAGCAGACAAGGGGTGGAATACCACAAAGAGAAAGGGGATCTAATAAAAAAGCATTTTTTGAACTCTTTGAATAAGCCCACACCATATTCTCCAATACCAATTTTTTCTAGTACCCTGCACAGTCCTACCTAAACCAGGAAATTCGAAAGAGATGTTCAGTGTCATCTGCTTCTTCACAAATACTTCACacctttgtttttctcttactGGTGTTATACGCTTAAGAGCAAGATATCAACAAAGAATTGAGTTTTTCCCTTGCACTTTCTCTTGATCAAGTTAATGAACTATGTAGAAGTTAGGGTACTCTATTCTAGCACTAACTTTAAGAACGATTTGCTAGTGAACATAATTAATCGATCCAACTTCCCTCAATTCTGACCTCGACTATGTCTAAATTTACTCAAAAAGTTCCAGGAGATTTCCCCAATCTGCTACCTTTCTATCGTTGAATAACCAGATTACAACTCTTCATGACagatttttgttctaaattttattttgtttctgataTGCTTTTCATTTGTTATTATTCATCCAACGATGGTTTCTGAATGACCAGGTGCTTATAACTAATGAATGGTTATAGACTTGTATAAACTACTTTAGAGTAGTCTGCTAAATATACGTTGGTGCATAATTTACAAATTGGTCTGAAGTCTTGCCGTCAATTACGTTTCTGTGTGTTGTATCAGATGTTAAGTACTTCAATTGAACTATGTTGAGTTACNtttttttttttttgataggCGGGGCTTCCTCTAGTGCAGCAGTACCTATTTCAATTTGATAACCTTGTGAGAGAGCAGCTGCCTAAGCTTGGTGAGCATTTTACACGAGAGATGATAAATCCTAGCATGTACGCTAGCCAATGGTTTATTACCGTTTTCTCTTACTCCGTCCCCTTCCATTTGGCTCTACGAATTTGGGATGTCTTTCTTTATGAGGTTGGTTACTTCAAACCATATACATCCTTTTCTGCAACAGAATTCTTCTTTAAAGAAGTTCACACTTGCTAGTAATGTTTCCTACGACAGGGTGTTAGGATTGTTTTTAAAGCTGGTTTGGCTCTTCTCAAATACTGCCACGATGACTTGGTGAGTCATGAATTGCTTCACATGGATTCTGCAGCCATATGTCCATGGCTGCAAGGTGCCAATattaactttttgtttctcacACAGGTAAAGTTGCCTTTTGAAAACCTCATACATGCTTTGCGAAACTTCCCAGAGGATGCAATGGATCCAGATACCTTATTGCCCATGGCTTACTCAATTAAAGTACGTCTCTTTTCTATGTACCCCCTCCCCCAAGGCCCGAACTTAGCAACGATGAAAACTAACATTATGTGAATCGAGCATAAATATTTGGTGGGAATTCATGATTGAATTTGATAAACACGCTATTATAGaatctaaatcaaataaaggaAAACCTGTTATTCTATGGATCGTAAGTCATTGCATCAGGTTTGGCAGTTTCACACGAAGGAACCCGATTCATCATGTTCATCTCTACATTGTGTTCTTTGATTCTGGAAATATCCTTTGTTTCTTGGAGATTTGGTggggtttgaattttgttattgGTTTTTGCTTAATGATTAGGTTTCCAAGCAGCTGGAGGAATCAAGACTTCTGTATGAGAAGCAGCTGCATGGAAAGGACATTTAGGACGCTGATATTAGTGGGAATCAGGAACGGCTGAGTTGAAGGTTGTCTTTTTTCCCCTATCTCATTGAAGCTAAGTGGTGTAGCCAATTGGAAACCATAGAAAAGTTATTCTTTTATGAGTCTTCTGTCGCATCTGAATTGTCTAGAATGTAAACTAAATGATGCATACACTCATCATtctatcattttattatttggttTGAGTTTTGTACAAATGCTTTGTAAATCCCTAGTCCTCCTACCTTTTTTATGAACAACAAgaagttcataaaattttcataacttGTATCGAATGatcaatatataaaatatggaTTATCCCATTTCTCAAAGCAAACCTACTTTGTTTTGCAATTTTATAACAGGAACCTTCAAATTGGTGGCTAAAACAAGAGCAAATTTACACAAATTAGAGAGAATTGAAGTACTACAGCAACACAAAATATAGCAGAGGAAGAAACAGATAAAGAGCAGTGAAGAAGGGCACAGATAAAAGAAGTGCCCCTTAACTAAAAGGAAACTCAGATTTCATCCATGGCGATGAACATTTAGATCTAAAACCTTGCTTGTTCTTCCATCATTAGACGCTGTGGGTACTCCTGAAGGATCCCAGAGCTTTAACTGCTCCAGCTCTCAATATGAACTGGTGATAAAACGCAGCAATGAGAGCTCCAATGAAGGGTCCAACCCAGAAAATCCACTGTTTCAGATGAAcacaaaaggaacaaaaacaTTCAGATTTGAAGTTCAGAAAATCAAGGGTTGTTAAGGGTTAAGGAAGAGAATTACATGGTCATTCCAGGGCTTGCTGTGGTTGAACACCACCGCAGCGCCGAAGCTTCGAGCTGGGTTAATACCGGTGCCGGTGATCGGAATGGTGGCCAGGTGAACCATGAACACGGCGAACCCAATTGGGAGTGGTGCTAGTACCTTTAATTTCAATGGCAAACAAGATCATTAGGCTATGGAATCAGAAGCTTTTCTTGGAGATTTAAGTATTAAACTTACAGGAATGTGAGAATCTCTTGCGCTTCTCTTGGGATCTGTAGCAGAGAAGACAGTGTAGACAAGAACGAAGGTTCCGATAATCTCAGCGGCCAAGCCGGTGCCGGTGCTGTAACCTTCAGCTAGCGAATTGGCTCCACCGCCGTAGCGATTGTAGAGACCCTTCTGAAACGATTTGACCAACGCACATCCACAAATGGCTCCAACACACTGAGCCACCATATACAAAACGGCCCTCACCAACGACACTTTCCGTGCCAAAAGCAACCCAAATGTCACCGCTGGATTGATATGCCCACCTGCAAAAACGGGATGAACACATATTACTAAAACCCACCAAAACCCACAAGCTGATTTCGACAgaaatctcataaaactcaCCGGAAATCCCAGCGGTGCAGTAAACAAGAACGAAGATCATTCCACCAAAGGCCCAAGCGATGCCGAGAATGCCGACCCCGCCGCAGATATGGCCCCCGTGGTCGACGTCGGACTGGCTGCTGTAGCCAATGACAGTGAGAACAGTAACGTACAAGAACAGAAGCGTGGCGATGAACTCGGCAATGATGGCTCTGTAAAATGACCACTGAGTGAACTCCTCGACGTCGATCAACGGCGCCGGAGGTGGGTCGTGGTAGTCCTTGGCGGCGAATCCACCAGCTTCAGAATCCTTGGCCATGGTGCAGggtgaagaaattgaagagagaaaacagaggaagaatTGCAGAGAGGGGGAGATGAGCGAAGGGGTAGTGGTGGAAAGAAGAAGTTTATAGGAGAATGAGAGAGCAGAGATTCCATTAACGAAGTGGAAATTTCTTGCCGCCccattttgaaaaagtttCCATTTTCTGTCGCTTTCAGAGACCCCACAGTGTCCGTTGAGAGTGAAAGAGGATCCATTGATGCGCGCACTCTcgtcttctcttctcttctggTACCTTCTCGCCTCACTgtcgtctttttttttttttaataat
This sequence is a window from Cucurbita pepo subsp. pepo cultivar mu-cu-16 chromosome LG19, ASM280686v2, whole genome shotgun sequence. Protein-coding genes within it:
- the LOC111781047 gene encoding EVI5-like protein, which codes for MERKRIDDLEPGPLPSPKQVDRFGFLKQEHNSSPDVTTKNRSTNVNEREERRVRKWRKMIGVGGSDWKHYVRRKPNVVKRRIRKGIPDCLRGLVWQLISGSRDLLLMNPGVYEQLVIYETSASELDIIRDISRTFPSHVFFQQRHGPGQRSLYNVLKAYSVFDRNVGYVQGMGFLAGLLLLYMSEEDAFWLLVALLKGAVHAPMEGLYLAGLPLVQQYLFQFDNLVREQLPKLGEHFTREMINPSMYASQWFITVFSYSVPFHLALRIWDVFLYEGVRIVFKAGLALLKYCHDDLVKLPFENLIHALRNFPEDAMDPDTLLPMAYSIKVSKQLEESRLLYEKQLHGKDI
- the LOC111781048 gene encoding aquaporin PIP2-1-like, which translates into the protein MAKDSEAGGFAAKDYHDPPPAPLIDVEEFTQWSFYRAIIAEFIATLLFLYVTVLTVIGYSSQSDVDHGGHICGGVGILGIAWAFGGMIFVLVYCTAGISGGHINPAVTFGLLLARKVSLVRAVLYMVAQCVGAICGCALVKSFQKGLYNRYGGGANSLAEGYSTGTGLAAEIIGTFVLVYTVFSATDPKRSARDSHIPVLAPLPIGFAVFMVHLATIPITGTGINPARSFGAAVVFNHSKPWNDHWIFWVGPFIGALIAAFYHQFILRAGAVKALGSFRSTHSV